The following are encoded together in the Rhizoctonia solani chromosome 10, complete sequence genome:
- a CDS encoding Retrotransposable element Tf2 protein, translating to MEPEPSLAALLEAITALTATVRSLQDQIKSQGQQLNELKAICKETANLLSDKDQGTQAQPGPLVGPVTPPTHTGGEAHTPGTVRPELKAPFRPSRGMGFDSEEEEEPRRAPKKEPRDTPKRSLSSLTPFDAGSSVKQPKMELPDPYKGDSRGWKATQWLDRMLLWVALHQDQFDEEEQMVVWILYHMTDKAANWALPIIGTIIKGKGNPPTTIPALTAKFKEAFADPDAKRAATRKIAALTQTTTTSEYVTEFCNLMAELDWNTEAYIAQFTRGLHWKVKELLSTKDNIPNNDLEAIFAALVKIDNTRWENKENRPKKAPTKAPVAATTSTTTTTTRVRLSEDPNYVTPEEQDRRRASGLCVKCGQKGHGIKQCPNGWKATIKEVAKSLAPKIDVHVSDYEFVSLALDSNKKPLLFINLELHDFPTEHLKTLIDSGATSNFISPSIVEKYKIPKTQLENPRVVRMLDGTISQTGRIWHQVHLTVLANGHSHSIPFLVCPIGNTPAILGMTWLTQESPLIDWNQGTITFPDQVQIASEEEADPNPLADLPTEYHEFARVFGEEEFKVLPPHREYDISIDLTPDTKLSPGPIYGMTNAESKALKQHIDEELATGKIRPSTSSAGAPVMFVKKADGSLCLVVDYRKLNDVTLKNVYPLPRQDDLMAKLRNAKLFTKLDLQWGYNNVRIKEGDEWKTAFRTKYGLFEYLVMPFGLTNAPAAFQHFMNNLFRDLIDVTVVIYLDNILIFSEDPKDHPTHVREVLSWLMKNQLFCKLSKCHFHVTTVNYLGIVISPAGFSMDQKKIEAVTSWPTPKTVKQVQAFLGFVNYLRRFIPNFSSIARPLHNLTKKETPWSWGNLEETAFQELKTLVTQSPVLVHSNPELPYYLETDASGVAMGAILSQRGEDNRLHPVAYMSKSFSGAEANYDTHDKELLAIIKALEEWRIFLEATDRPIQVFTDHRNLEYWMQARTFNRRHARWRIFLSNFNFEIHYHPGKQSGKPDALSRRSDYIDMTPEPEVILPAEVFANTSEEELEIVTEIRAKLREDPSLDPIIQFLTEDADNAPPSICKAYRDYDWEEDLLWYRGKLVVPDSETLKEQLLKEFHDSPLAGHPGQQRTLELLSRNYWWPGMKSSAKEWVECCPTCQANRRAHAPVIALKPLEVPPFPFHTISYDFITGFPKSNGHDAILVVIDSFSKFGHFIPTSKKVTAKGLADLFITHVWKLHGLPVKTISDWGTTFTGKFLRALYQRLGVRPAFSLAYHPESDGQTERVNQFIKFYLRSYVAADHSDWAAWLPLAEYAYNNAKHEATGKSPFELVYGQNPVMNPSNVPANVPEADAVADTLAREWKEAESALQMSKERMTRSQGVIPEFSIGKKVWLDGKNVDLRTNSNKLDPKRLGPFKVIEKISSHAYRLELPETLKIHDVFYVGLLSKSHKSPSQPFPERPPPETIEGEEEYKVEQIIDSKCQRGKWFYLIKWKEYGPEDNSWEPEELLEHSQEEIKRFNQAKLRKACDAAKSL from the exons atggaaccggaaccgtcccttgccgctctactcgaggctatcacagccctcacagccacagtcaggtccctccaggaccaaatcaaatcacaaggccaacagctcaatgagctcaaggccatatgtAAGGAGACCGCCAACTTACTCagcgacaaggaccaaggaacccaagcccagcctggcccattggttgggcctgtcactccccccactcatacagggggagaagcgcacactccaggaacggttaggcctgaactcaaggcccccttccgcccatcaagaggaatgggctttgactcagaagaggaggaagaacccaggcgagctcccaaaaaagagcctcgcGACACGCCTAaacggagcctcagctccctcaccccctttgatgcagggtccagcgtaaagcaacccaaaatggaactcCCAGACCCATACAAAGGAGACTCCAGGGGAtggaaggcaacccagtggctagaccgtatgctgctgtgggttgcgcttcatcaagaccaatttgatgaagaggaacaaatggttgtgtggattctataccacatgacagataaagctgccaactgggctcttcccattattgggaccattatcaagggcaagggaaatccccccactaccatcccggccttaacggccaaattcaaagaagccttcGCCGATCCAGATGCGAAGAGGGCGGCCACCAGGAAAATCGCCGCGTTGActcagaccaccaccacgtctgagtacgtcacagaattctgcaatctcatggcagaacttgactggaacactgaggcgtacattgcccagttcacgcgcggtcttcactggaaggtgaaagaactcctgtccaccaaggacaacattcccaACAATGACCTggaggccatatttgccgccttggtcaaaattgacaatactcgttgggagaacaaggaaaaccgCCCCAAGAAGGCTCCCACCAAAGCTCCGGTCGCTGCAACCACctctaccaccaccactaccaccagggtccgtttatcagaggaccccaattacgtcACTCCGGAAGAACAAGACCgtcgccgcgcgtctggcctctgcgtcaagtgcggtcaaaaagggcatggcatcaaacaatgcccaaatggatggaaggccacgatcaaggaggttgccaag TCCCTGGCCCCTAAAatagatgtgcatgtatcaGATTATGAATTTGTGTCTTTAGCTCtggactcaaataaaaaacccttATTGTTTATCAATCTTGAACTGCACGACTTCCCGACGGAACATCTCAAAACCCTAattgattcaggagccacatcaaacttcatatccccctcaattgtggaaaaatataaaatcccaaaaacccaacttgaaaatccacgagttgtgagaatgttagatggtactatatctcagactggtcgcatttggcaccaggttcacctcacggttttggccaaCGGCCATTCCCACTCTATCCCTTTCCTAGTCTGTCCTATTGGAAACACACccgccatacttggtatgaCATGGCTTactcaggagtcacccctCATAGATTGGAACCAAGGCACTATCACTTTCCCCGACCAAGTCCAAATAGCCtcggaggaggaagcagacccCAACCCATTAGCTGACTTGCCCACGgaataccatgaatttgctagGGTATTTGGCGAAGAGGAGTTTAAGGTCCTTCCCCCacacagggaatatgacatcTCAATTGATCTAACACCCGACACCAAACTCTCCCCCGGACCTATCTacggcatgaccaatgcagaatccaaggcgcttaaacaacacattgacgaggaattagcaacgggcaagatccgccccagcacttcctcagcaggcgctccggtcatgtttgtcaaaaaagcAGACGGGTCATTATGCTTGGTAGTAGATTACAGGAAGCTCAATGATGTCACACTTAAGAACGTTTACCCACTCCCTAGGCAAgacgacctcatggctaaactcaGAAACGCCAAACTGTTCACTAAACTGGACTTGCAATGGGGGTACAATAacgtcaggatcaaggaaggagatgaatggaagacagcattCAGGACTAAAtatgggctatttgaatatttggTTATGCCATTTGGTCTCACTAATGCcccggccgccttccaacattttatgaacaaccTATTCCGGgatctcattgacgtcacagtggtcatttacttggacaatatcctgattttctcagaagaccCTAAGGATCACCCTACCCACGTCAGGGAAGTTCTGTCTTggttaatgaagaaccagctattctgtaaaTTGTCCAAATGCCATTTTCACGTAACCACGGTCAACTACCTAGGAATTGTCATCTCACCTGCAggattctccatggatcagaagaaaatTGAGGCAGTTACGTCATGGCCTacccccaaaacagtcaaacaggtccaagccttcctGGGTTTTGTAAATTACCTCCGCCggttcattcccaactttaGCTCCATCGCACGCCCTCTACAtaatctcaccaaaaaggaaaccccttggtcatggggtaacctggAGGAAACCGCCTTTCAGGAACTAAAAACCCTTGTCACCCAATCACCAGTCTTGGTCCATTCCAATCCAGAACTTCCTTattacctggaaacagatgcatcaggagtagccatgggagcaatccttAGTCAAAGAGGAGAAGATAACCGCTTACATCCAGTGGCTTACATGTCTAAATCCTTCTCTGGCGCTGAggctaattatgacacccatgataaggagctcctagcCATAATCAAGGCGTtagaagaatggcggatcttcctagaagcaacggacagaccaatccaggttttcacagatcatagaaacctggaatattggatgcaggcacggacatttaacagaaggcacgcgcgttggcggatcttcctgagcaacttcaactttgagatccactatcacccaggaaaacaatcaggaaaaccggATGCTCTCTCCAGAAGATCAGATTACATTGATATGACACCAGAGCCAGAAGTCATATTGCctgcagaagtctttgccaacacgtcagaagaagaactggaaattgtcacggagaTCCGCGCCAAGCTTAGGGAGGACCCATCCCTTGATCccattatccaattcctcacagaagacgcAGACAACGCTCCCCCTTCAATTTGTAAGGCATACAgagattatgactgggaagaagacctcctCTGGTACCGCGGtaaactagttgtcccagactcggaAACCCTGAAGGAACAACTACTCaaggaattccacgactcacCCCTGGCAGGGCACCCTGGACAGCAAAGAACCCTGGAGCTCCTaagccgcaactactggtggccgggtatgaagtcatccgccaaggaatgggtagaatgttgtcctacctgccaagccaatcgcCGCGCTCACGCCCCTGTCATtgccctgaaacccttagaagttccccccttcccgttccacacaatttcctacgacttcatcacaggatttCCCAAGTCCAACGGGCACGACGCAATCTTGGTAgtaattgactccttctccaagtttggacaTTTTATCCCAACTTCCAAAAAGGTCACCGCAAAGGGTCTTGCTGACTTGTTCATCActcacgtctggaaactccatggatTGCCTGTCAAAACCATCTCAGATTGGGGAACTACcttcacaggaaaattctTGAGGGCATTATATCAGCGACTTGGGGTCAGACCAGCATTCTCCTTGGCTTACCACCCGGaatcagacggacaaacggaaagggTCAACCAGTTTATCAAGTTCTACCTGCGCTCATACGTTGCAGCCGACCATTCTGATTGGGCCGCGTGGTTACCATTGGCAGAGTAcgcatacaataatgccaaacatgAAGCAACCGGGAAATCACCATTTGAGCTTGTCTATGGACAAAACCCAGTCATGAACCCGTCCAACGTGCCAGCCAAcgttccagaagcagacgCGGTAGCAGATACACTAGCCCGGGAGTGGAAAGAAGCGGAATCAGCCCTCCAAATGAGTAAAGAACGTATGACCAGGAGTCAAGGAGTAATACCAGAGTTTTCAAtaggcaaaaaagtctggctggatggaaaGAACGTGGACCTTAGAACCAATTCAAATAAGCTGGACCCAAAACGACTTGGTCCCTTCAAGGTCAtagaaaaaatctccagccacgcctaccgcctggaactACCAGAGACTCtaaaaatccatgacgtatTCTATGTTGGGCTACTATCAAAAAGCCACAAGTCACCCAGTCAGCCATTCCCAGAACGACCTCCCCCTgagacaatagaaggggaagaagaatacaaagttgaacaaatcattgactctaaatgccaacggggaaaatggttctatttgataaaatggaaagaaTACGGTCCGGaggacaattcatgggaaccggaGGAGCTATTGGAAcatagccaagaagagatcaagcgcttcaaccaagcaaaactcagaaaggcttgtgacgccgccaagagcctttaa
- a CDS encoding cation transporter/ATPase, amino-terminal protein — MSLRPTGAEKAQCKKSPVDLVGLDPHDVQHNFIPATGPMDVNGLSGNDKTLNAHNEDKREGNAPKPVGDHPSDAAQVEPEYMPFDPPPPPKPFDSAKITNPHPDKTAGGVLQWVVNVERPLPYAVILEDQEIFEIAHWLANQPLSDKGSNAFLKMSRNQDLPWKNVQQFNKSIDSMPHGPGCEMWTGDWWWQMQNILGKGATVCPVILASDKTQLTTLSGGCQAWPVYLMIGNISKRIHRRPGEGTSLLVGYIPADSLETCYSKEDKRCEARWKLFHKAMVLIVWPFAEVSCKGKEVVCANGGVRCVHPILAAYMGDLAEQWLVTCTQQDHCLVCLVPPDKKGNIFNCYPQRTRKQVLQAIDDYVHGVRNTIKTLGIRKIKKPFWLRMLFTNIFGCMPPDILHQLDKGIFGDYMVKWSRHILGKGEFNRLQHFKFGIKPIPSNQWTGNKAKSLGQVFLSTVTPGSQTDLICAAWAIVNFQTRVRLPEISDNQLGDLANNLRVFHGCKGIFLTLGANKLLNKFHGITKLHMFMHYAEWIRRMGTLDGYNTKISKQLHIDCVKKPWRSTNHVDATEQMTVQLQHKETWAIACAHMYEIGRLPQSLQTHYKSCGAVKSALQTGVLVVEKQDKEDLSNEVEQPRERADLPCKDSDAAPSNRYLSFQDARGKANCCTPL; from the exons ATGTCTCTCCGCCCGACAGGAGCTGAGAAGGCA CAATGCAAGAAATCTCCTGTTGATTTGGTTGGCCTTGATCCCCATG ACGTCCAGCACAATTTTATTCCAGCTACCGGCCCAATGGACGTCAACGGTCTCAGTGGCAATGACAAAACCCTCAACGCACACAATGAAGACAAACGGGAGGGCAATGCACCCAAACCTGTTGGTGATCATCCGTCTGACGCTGCTCAAGTGGAGCCAGAGTACATGCCTTTTGATCCACCCCCTCCGCCCAAGCCTTTTGatagcgccaagatcaccaACCCGCATCCAGACAAGACAGCCGGTGGGGTTCTACAATGGGTCGTCAACGTTGAGCGTCCGTTGCCATACGCTGTGATTTTGGAAGACCAGGAGATCTTTGAAATAGCTCATTGGCTCGCAAACCAGCCGCTAAGTGACAAAGGTAGCAATGCCTTTCTCAAAATGAGTAGG AACCAAGACTTACCCTGGAAGAATGTGCAACAATTCAACAAGAGCATCGACTCGATGCCCCATGGTCCTGGCTG TGAGATGTGGACAGGTGATTGGTGGTGGCAAATGCAG AACATTCTTGGCAAGGGCGCAACCGTATGCCCCGTGATTCTAGCCAGCGACAAAACTCAACTCACAACGTTGAGTGGAGGTTGCCAGGCGTGGCCGGTGTATCTAATGATTGGCAACATTAGCAAGCGCATTCACCGCCGCCCTGGAGAAGGCACTTCACTTCTAGTTGGGTACATACCAGCGGATAGCCTTGAGACCTGTTACTCCAAGGAGGACAAACGCTGTGAGGCAAGATGGAAGCTCTTCCACAAAGCCATGGTGCTCATTGTTTGGCCATTTGCAGAGGTATCTTGCAAAGGCAAAGAGGTGGTATGCGCCAATGGCGGAGTCCGTTGTGTGCatccaatcttggcggcgtaCATGGGCGATTTGGCAGAGCAGTGGCTAGTAACTTGCACTCAACAAGATCATTGTCTGGTCTGCCTGGTTCCACCGGACAAAAAAGGCAACATTTTCAATTGTTATCCCCAACGTACGCGCAAACAGGTGCTCCAGGCAATTGATGATTATGTGCATGGGGTACGCAATACAATCAAGACACTTGGAATACGCAAGATCAAGAAGCCTTTCTGGTTGCGTATGCTGTTCACCAATATCTTTGGCTGTATGCCTCCAGATATCTTGCACCAGCTGGACAAGGGCATTTTTGGGGACTATATGGTCAAATGGAGCCGCCATATCCTTGGAAAGGGGGAATTCAACC GCTTGCAGCACTTCAAGTTTGGTATCAAACCTATCCCCAGCAACCAGTGGACGGGTAACAAAGCTAAGAGCCTGGGTCAAGTTTTCTTGTCTACTGTCACTCCTGGTTCACAAACCGACCTCATTTGCGCTGCGTGGGCAATTGTCAATTTTCAGACACGCGTACGGCTCCCGGAGATATCAGACAACCAGCTTGGAGATCTGGCCAACAATCTGCGCGTCTTCCACGGGTGCAAGGGGATCTTTCTGACCTTGGGTGCAAACAAGTTGTTGAACAAGTTCCATGGTATTACTAAACTACATATGTTTATGCACTACGCTGAGTGGATACGGCGCATGGGAACTCTTGACGGTTATAATACCAAAATATCCAAACAGCTGCACATTGATTGCGTGAAGAAGCCTTGGCGCTCTACGAACCATGTGGATGCAACGGAACAAATGACCGTTCAGCTTCAGCATAAGGAAACTTGGGCAATTGCGTGTGCTCACATGTATGAGATTGGCCGGCTTCCACAAAGTCTGCAAACACATTACAAGTCCTGTGGAGCGGTCAAAAGTGCGCTGCAAACTGGCGTTCTGGTGGTGGAGAAGCAAGACAAGGAAGATTTGAGCAATGAGGTGGAGCAGCCACGAGAGCGGGCG GATCTACCTTGCAAAGACTCCGACGCAGCTCCAAGCAACCGGTACTTATCTTTCCAAGATGCACGGGGCAAGGCAaattgttgtacaccactgtaa